AGCTCCTCGGCCAGCAGCAGGTCCTCCGGCCGGAACGGCTCCTGGCGCTCGTGACGGCTGAAGACCGCCAGGCCGAGCGTGACACCGTCGGCGCGCAGCGGCACCAGCATCAGGGCGCGGGCCCCGTACTCGCCGATCCAGGCGGCCGCGGGATCCTGGGACACCCAACGGGCCACGGCCGGGTCGGTGGCCGCGTACACGGCGCCGCGGCCCGAGGCCAGGCACTCGACGGCGGGGGAGAGCGGCGGATAGGCGCTCGTCGCTCCCACCGAGATCCGGGCCTCCGGGCTGCCGCCGAGGATCGACCGCACCGCGGTGCGGGACACGGTGACGGGCCCGGGAACGGCACGGGAGGACGCCCCGTCGGCGCGCGGGGGAGGCTCCAGCAGGTCGACGACCGCGAGGTCGGCCAGCCGGGGGACGGCCACGTCGACCAGCTCCTGCGCCGTACGGGCGCTGTCCAGGGTGGTGCCGATGAGCGCGCCGGCCACGTCCGGCATGAGCAGCTGCTGCCGCTCGCCCTCGATCGCGGCCCTGTCGTGCGCGGCCAGGCCCACCGCGCGCACCCGGCCGTCCGGATCGCGCAACGGGGTCAGCGAGGTCGCCCAGCCGCGCCCGTGCTCCGCCGAGCTCGTACCCGCCGGGCGGACGAAGGAGTCCAGGTGTTGCGGCTCACCGGTCTCCAGGGCCAGGCGCATCCTGCGCTCGGTCTCCTCGCTCACGGGATCCGGCGCGATCTCCGGCAGCCGCAGCCCGCGCATCTCGGCCTCCGTGAGCGACAGCGTGCGCTCCATGCCGGAGTTCGCCCGCAGCAGCCGCAGGTCGGCGTCGAAGATCGCCAGGAAGCAGGGGGACTGGTCGAAGGCCCAGTCCTTGAGGGCTTGGCCCCAGGACGTGGTGGTCGTGGCCGTGCGTGCCGACTCGTGGGAGGCGTTCGTCTCCTCCGGCCGCTCACCGGGGGAGGTGGGAAGTTGCTCCATCGCCGCTCATCTCGCCCTCGCTAGTTCCTTGCCGCGTTACGACGGCAACCCGCATGGCCAGGGGCTCCACTGACAAGCATGATCCGGCCGGGCAAGGAGCACCAACGCAGTGCCGTCAGGGGCGCGCGAGGACGAGGGCGAGCAGCGCGTCCCCCGCTCGCCACACCATCGCGCGGCGCCGTCCGGCGAGCAGGGGCGGCCCGAGGGCGAGGATCTCGATGCCGCGCGGCGCTGCGCCGAAGACGCTGCTGCGGTCGGCCTTGACCGCGGCTTCCTTGAGCGCCCAGGCGCCGGCCAGCGCCTCGGGCCGCCGCGTACCGATGAGGGAGAGCTCCGAGGGCGAGAAGGCGTGGTCCGCGACGCGGCGCACGGTGGCGGCGGAGCCGGTCTCGCACAGGTCCACGCCGACCGGTTCCGGGGCGAGGGCCGCGGCGACGTGGCGGGTTGTGTGGCTGATGGAGAGGTGCAGCCCGGGCACCGGGCTGCCGCCGACGAGCACGCACGGGCTGCCGTCGGCACGCGGGAGGACCTCCACCTGGGGCGCCGGCGCGGAGACGACCTGGCCGACCAAGCGCTTGGCGAGCAGTCGGCCGGCCAGCCACTCGGCCTGCCGCCAGGCCGGGAGCGCGCCGACCACGCGGCGCTCGGCCACCGAAAGGGGTGGCGCTGCGAGGAGGTCGGTGCGCCGGGCCACGATGAGGGCCGCTCCGCCCCATCGGTGGACGTCGCCCGGCGCGATCCGCCGGAAGGTGGTGTCCATGACGGCGGGGCTCAGGCGGCGGCCGGAGCCGGAGCGGGAGCGGGAGCCGGGGCCGGTTCCAGGTTCCGGAGCTCCTGCGCCAGCGCGGTCACCGTGCGGCGGATCTGGTCGGGCGTGTGCTCATGGGTGACGAAGAAGCGCAGCCGGGCCATCTCCTCGGGTACCGCCGGGTAGAGGATCGGATTGACGCTGATTCCCTGCTGGAACAAGGCCTCGGCCAGCCGCAGCGTCCTCAGCGAGTCCCCGACAATGCACGGCACGATCGCCGTGTCGTGGCTGTCCCCGGTGTCCACGCCCGCATCGCGCGCGAGGCGGACGAGCAGCGCGGCGTTCTCGGCCAGACGTGCCACGCGCTCCGGCTCCGCACGCAGCACCCGCAGGGCGGTCAGGGAGGCGGCGGTGTCGGCCGGGGTCATGCCCGCGCTGAAGACGAATCCCGGAACGGTGTACCGCAGGTACTCGACGACCGCCCGGTTCCCGGCGACGTAGCCGCCGCAGCTCGCCAGGGCCTTGGACAGCGTCCCCGACCACAGTTCCACGGCCGAGCGGTCGACGCCGAAGTACTCGCCGATACCGCGCCCCGTCGCACCGATCGTGCCGATGCTGTGCGCTTCGTCGATCATCAGCAGGGCACCGTGCCGCCGCTTGACCTCGATGAGCGCGGGCAGGTCGGCGATGTCGCCGTCCATGCTGTACACGCCCTCGATGACGACGAGCACCCGCCGGTACTGGTGGCGGACCCGCGCGAGGAGGGCGTCGAGGGCGGCCGCGTCGTTGTGGGGGAACGGCCGCCGGGTCGCGCCGGAGAGCGTGCACCCCTGCAGGATGCTGTCGTGGGCGAGGGAGTCGTGGACGACGAGGTCGCCCGGTCCGACGAGGTGCCCGATCACGGTGACGTTGGTGGCGTGCCCGTTGGCCAGGGTGATCGCGGCCTCGCATCCGAGCAGGTCGGCGAGTTCGGTGTCGAGCTCCACGTGGAGCGGACGGCTGCCGGACAGCAGCCGGCTGGCGGACACCGACGTGCCGTAGCGCTCGATCGCCTCCTTGGCGGCCTCGCTCACACGGGGGTGCGTGGCCATGCCCAGGTAGTTGTAGCTGGAGAAGGAGAGGAGCTCCCGGCCGTCCACCACGGTGGTGTCGGTCATGCCGCCCTCGTGGACGAGGAAGTACGGATTGGGGAGCCCGAGCGCCCCGAGCGTCTCCACGCGGCGGCCGTGCTCGGTGACCTCCGGGAAGCACTCGATCCGCGTGTGCTCCTCGGGCAGCGGGACGGGCGGGCCGGAGGGCGCCTGGTGCCCCTGCTCGTGCTGCCCGTGTTCGTGCTCGGCGCGCTGACCGGGTACGGCGGCGGGCGTGGCTTCGGCCTCAGGTTCGGCCTTGGCCTTGGCCTTGACCTTGGCCTCGGCCTCGAACCTGGCCTCGGCCTTGGGCTCGACCCCAGCCCCGCCCTCGGGCTCGGCTTCGGCCTCGGCGGTGCCGGTCGCGATCAGCGCGGAGATCCTCCCGACCGTCGGCCGGTCGGCCACCCTTTCGTCGAACCTCCACCGCGGCCACTCCCGCTTG
This genomic window from Streptomyces sp. NBC_01351 contains:
- a CDS encoding 4'-phosphopantetheinyl transferase family protein, with amino-acid sequence MDTTFRRIAPGDVHRWGGAALIVARRTDLLAAPPLSVAERRVVGALPAWRQAEWLAGRLLAKRLVGQVVSAPAPQVEVLPRADGSPCVLVGGSPVPGLHLSISHTTRHVAAALAPEPVGVDLCETGSAATVRRVADHAFSPSELSLIGTRRPEALAGAWALKEAAVKADRSSVFGAAPRGIEILALGPPLLAGRRRAMVWRAGDALLALVLARP